The Candidatus Zixiibacteriota bacterium genome includes a window with the following:
- a CDS encoding HAD-IIA family hydrolase, whose product MINCFLIDIEGTIVKDKSYAPVEGVVEWLRKVKSSRKKFSLVSNNTTHSPDELLPLLKSKGFDLGEENLDTCMKVTGEWLKKKKIKSCFVLGNEALKSYLGKERIKIREDSSVQAVVVGLDGELNFLKLKTATRALVENNAHLVALHANKVYKDSKGEIAPSVGAVVRALEYASGKRGLIMGKPSIDFYRSVLRRLDIKPQNCLMISDDPLSDLVGAKKLKIKTAFVLSSKYDRSILKRLDKKKRPDYVYESIAEIKV is encoded by the coding sequence ATGATTAACTGTTTCCTAATTGATATTGAAGGGACGATTGTAAAAGATAAGTCTTATGCTCCAGTGGAAGGTGTGGTTGAATGGCTGAGAAAGGTTAAATCCTCAAGGAAGAAATTCAGCCTGGTTTCAAATAACACCACTCACTCTCCGGATGAGCTTCTGCCTTTACTTAAGAGTAAAGGTTTCGACTTGGGAGAAGAGAATTTGGATACCTGTATGAAGGTTACAGGGGAATGGCTGAAAAAGAAAAAGATAAAATCCTGTTTTGTCCTGGGAAATGAGGCTTTGAAAAGTTATCTTGGAAAAGAGAGGATTAAGATCAGAGAGGATAGTTCAGTTCAAGCTGTTGTTGTGGGTCTGGATGGGGAGCTAAATTTTCTGAAGCTGAAAACTGCTACCAGAGCTTTAGTGGAGAATAATGCTCATCTTGTAGCCCTGCACGCAAATAAGGTTTATAAGGATTCAAAAGGTGAGATTGCCCCTTCGGTCGGAGCTGTCGTAAGAGCACTGGAGTATGCCTCCGGTAAAAGAGGTCTTATTATGGGTAAACCGAGTATCGATTTCTACCGTAGTGTATTGAGGAGGCTTGATATCAAACCGCAAAATTGTCTTATGATAAGCGATGACCCGCTTTCGGATTTAGTCGGGGCTAAAAAGCTGAAAATAAAAACAGCTTTTGTCCTTTCAAGTAAGTATGATCGGTCGATTTTGAAGAGGCTTGACAAAAAGAAAAGACCGGATTACGTTTACGAAAGTATAGCGGAGATTAAAGTCTGA
- a CDS encoding radical SAM protein: MGSKEEKIRIREKNDKLNQEERPAQKEVLESFPVNVISPTGTRCNNRCIFCTDRSPETLSHYSDFPFEKWVKLSEPLEYATSLGLYGWGEPLFNPDYEKMFDYVVENFAGIEINITTNGILMNGKWTEKFSSYDRLSINVSLNAANARTYKLLSGNDQFDRIIENIRRIKDLGGKRGKGSPEIVLSFVAIKENIVELPDFVRLASNLGIRRVVVQDLIILNEGLRAHSLTPYADFAKSIFLVSLDLAKEEGILLIPFVPVYFLPTDSDAFVEDGKLERKNTAGFCHEPWTYLRISSEGEIKPCCFSDETMGNLYQEKLAEIWNGKKYRYLRKYVNSQELPEDCKRCPKKVGVTL; the protein is encoded by the coding sequence ATGGGTTCAAAAGAGGAAAAAATAAGGATTCGCGAGAAAAATGATAAACTAAATCAGGAGGAAAGGCCTGCCCAGAAAGAGGTCCTGGAATCGTTTCCGGTGAATGTCATCTCCCCAACCGGAACCAGATGTAATAACCGCTGTATTTTCTGCACTGACCGGTCCCCGGAAACTTTGTCTCATTATTCTGACTTTCCCTTTGAAAAATGGGTAAAACTGTCAGAGCCCTTGGAATATGCCACTTCCTTAGGGCTTTATGGCTGGGGAGAGCCTCTATTTAACCCGGATTATGAGAAGATGTTCGATTACGTGGTAGAAAATTTTGCGGGAATCGAGATAAATATCACCACCAACGGTATCTTGATGAACGGCAAATGGACTGAGAAGTTTTCATCTTATGACAGATTGAGCATAAACGTCTCCTTAAATGCTGCAAATGCCAGAACTTATAAGCTTTTATCCGGAAACGACCAGTTCGACAGGATAATTGAGAATATCAGAAGGATAAAAGACTTAGGGGGAAAAAGGGGGAAAGGTTCACCTGAGATAGTCTTATCCTTTGTGGCCATAAAGGAAAACATTGTGGAATTACCAGATTTTGTAAGATTGGCATCCAATTTAGGGATACGAAGAGTTGTTGTCCAGGACCTGATAATTTTAAACGAGGGATTAAGAGCGCATTCTTTAACCCCTTATGCTGATTTTGCCAAATCGATCTTTTTGGTGTCTTTGGACTTAGCCAAGGAAGAAGGGATTCTATTAATCCCTTTTGTCCCGGTCTATTTTTTACCGACGGATTCAGACGCTTTTGTAGAGGATGGAAAGTTGGAAAGAAAAAACACAGCCGGATTCTGCCATGAGCCCTGGACATATCTTCGAATCTCCTCTGAGGGTGAGATCAAGCCCTGTTGTTTTTCAGATGAGACCATGGGTAATTTATATCAAGAGAAGCTGGCTGAGATCTGGAATGGAAAAAAGTATAGATATCTAAGGAAATATGTGAACTCTCAAGAGCTGCCAGAGGATTGTAAAAGATGTCCCAAAAAAGTAGGTGTAACTCTGTAG
- a CDS encoding Hsp20/alpha crystallin family protein, with protein MDDFKKDFFKDVRHIQEEMDLLFDHFYKMGHSPVLTSKRLWRPPTDVFETENGVIVLLEIAGMKQKDFSITLSDDILTVKGERKEKAEPSITGYRNKEINFGMFERNIYLPENIDSDEIVAAYKEGFLEITIKKRKGKKVKAKEIEIEEG; from the coding sequence ATGGATGATTTCAAAAAAGATTTCTTTAAGGATGTCAGGCATATCCAGGAGGAGATGGATTTACTTTTTGATCATTTCTACAAAATGGGGCATTCGCCGGTTTTAACCTCCAAGAGATTGTGGCGACCGCCCACAGACGTTTTTGAGACTGAGAATGGCGTAATAGTCTTACTGGAGATAGCCGGGATGAAACAGAAAGACTTTTCCATCACCCTTTCTGATGACATCTTGACTGTTAAAGGTGAAAGGAAAGAGAAAGCTGAACCCTCTATAACCGGGTATAGAAACAAAGAGATAAATTTCGGGATGTTTGAGCGGAATATCTACCTACCCGAGAACATCGACTCGGATGAAATTGTCGCTGCGTATAAGGAAGGATTTCTGGAGATAACGATTAAGAAAAGAAAAGGGAAAAAAGTAAAAGCAAAAGAGATAGAAATAGAGGAAGGATAA
- a CDS encoding radical SAM protein, with amino-acid sequence MSEFKLYPSNAVWEITFLCNMRCLHCGTAAGEKRKDELNTEEALKLIDDLAELGCEFLTLSGGEPLLRKDWKELARRLKERKVKLGIVTNGWCVNEEVARDFKEIEMNMVGVSFDGTEKTHDMIRRTKGSYKKAYQALKMIKESGQKVCALTQVSKLNLEELDLIYQDLLDIGIPLWRIQMTTSTGRMCEMRDGSMTPEDMPELARKIIEIRDEKKIEIDVGENIGYYGELGDDLWRGYPYLGCYAGCRVIGIESNGNIKGCLSMPEEFVEGNIRQRPLKEIWFDMSLFSYNRQFSPDKAEGFCKDCPHLKMCRCGCSTTAIGSSSSRFNNPYCLYRIEMESKKNA; translated from the coding sequence ATGAGTGAATTCAAACTTTACCCCTCCAATGCAGTTTGGGAGATAACCTTTTTGTGCAATATGAGGTGTCTTCATTGTGGCACCGCAGCCGGGGAAAAAAGAAAAGATGAGCTTAATACTGAAGAAGCCCTGAAGTTAATTGATGATTTAGCAGAGTTAGGATGCGAGTTTTTAACTCTGTCCGGTGGTGAGCCTCTTTTGCGAAAGGATTGGAAAGAGTTAGCCAGGAGGCTGAAAGAAAGAAAAGTAAAGCTGGGGATAGTGACCAATGGCTGGTGCGTGAACGAGGAAGTGGCGAGAGATTTCAAAGAGATCGAAATGAATATGGTGGGAGTGAGCTTCGATGGAACTGAAAAGACTCATGATATGATCCGGCGAACCAAAGGAAGCTATAAAAAAGCTTATCAGGCTTTGAAAATGATAAAGGAAAGCGGCCAGAAAGTCTGCGCCTTAACCCAGGTATCCAAGCTTAATCTTGAAGAATTGGACCTTATTTACCAAGACCTTTTAGATATTGGTATTCCCTTGTGGAGAATCCAGATGACCACCTCCACTGGCAGGATGTGTGAGATGAGAGATGGGTCTATGACGCCTGAGGATATGCCGGAGTTGGCTCGCAAGATTATAGAGATCCGAGATGAGAAGAAAATCGAGATAGACGTAGGGGAAAATATAGGGTACTACGGCGAATTAGGGGACGATCTATGGAGAGGTTACCCGTATTTAGGATGCTATGCCGGGTGCCGGGTGATAGGGATAGAGAGTAACGGGAATATCAAGGGATGCCTTTCGATGCCAGAGGAGTTTGTGGAGGGGAATATCAGACAAAGACCCCTGAAGGAGATCTGGTTTGATATGTCTCTTTTCTCTTATAACCGTCAGTTCTCACCGGATAAAGCTGAGGGTTTTTGCAAGGACTGTCCTCATCTGAAAATGTGCCGCTGTGGCTGTTCTACCACAGCCATAGGCTCCTCAAGCTCAAGATTCAATAATCCTTACTGCCTGTATAGAATCGAGATGGAAAGCAAAAAGAATGCTTAA
- a CDS encoding SPASM domain-containing protein yields the protein MKKSRYSHFLPRGDGKVIAYNSWTGGLALMEENKYKDYCDLISNPEKIDFLSQKEEYRDFVSKLRLGHFLIDDPVDEFSQLELKNRLDRFDTSRLGLIIAPTLACNFKCEYCFEEVKKGSMSTETIDSLVAFVEDKAKTVKTFSVSWYGGEPLVRFDLLEELSLAFRDICAEYKVAYGAGMMTNGYLLTREIAAKLKNLGVSSIQISVDGPKQVHDKRRPLANGQGSYDVILKNMTDIKEILDLNLRVNVDKTTRKEDIAELLTDLVKNNLQEKVNLFFGNVEAANEVCINIAENCYDNKEFSKMEYALHNLALDFGFRLEKLPSPLASYCSAQSMNSYIVDPQGLLYKCFNDVGIIERSCGNIKTPVDPFHPNLFPFLNWNPFKNQSCQDCSILPLCMGGCPHRIIWRKEKLENNCESWKYNLNEMLEIICQSRLRQRKKA from the coding sequence ATGAAGAAGTCCAGGTACAGTCATTTTCTTCCAAGAGGCGATGGTAAGGTCATAGCTTATAATTCCTGGACCGGTGGACTGGCTTTAATGGAGGAAAATAAGTATAAAGATTATTGCGACTTGATCTCCAATCCGGAAAAGATCGATTTCCTGTCCCAGAAAGAAGAATACCGGGACTTTGTCTCCAAGCTCAGGCTCGGCCACTTCCTGATAGACGACCCGGTAGACGAGTTCTCCCAATTAGAGCTGAAAAATCGCCTTGACCGTTTTGATACCAGCCGACTGGGATTGATCATCGCCCCGACTTTAGCCTGCAACTTCAAGTGTGAATATTGCTTTGAAGAGGTTAAAAAAGGATCTATGTCCACTGAGACCATTGATTCCCTAGTAGCTTTTGTGGAGGACAAAGCCAAAACTGTGAAGACCTTCTCTGTTTCCTGGTATGGAGGCGAGCCTTTGGTTAGATTCGACCTGCTGGAGGAATTAAGCTTAGCCTTTAGGGATATCTGCGCAGAATATAAGGTGGCTTATGGCGCTGGAATGATGACCAATGGTTACCTTTTAACCAGAGAGATAGCTGCTAAACTTAAGAACTTAGGGGTGAGCTCGATCCAGATAAGTGTAGATGGGCCAAAACAGGTTCACGATAAGAGAAGGCCCTTAGCCAATGGCCAGGGAAGCTATGATGTTATTTTAAAGAATATGACCGATATCAAGGAGATTCTGGATTTGAATCTCAGAGTAAACGTTGATAAGACAACTCGGAAAGAGGATATAGCCGAGCTTTTGACTGACCTGGTCAAGAACAATCTGCAGGAGAAAGTGAATCTCTTCTTCGGAAATGTGGAGGCGGCTAACGAGGTCTGCATAAATATCGCGGAGAACTGTTACGACAATAAAGAGTTCTCCAAAATGGAATATGCTTTACATAACTTAGCCCTGGATTTTGGGTTCAGATTGGAAAAGCTTCCTTCCCCTTTGGCTTCGTACTGTTCTGCTCAGAGTATGAACTCCTATATCGTGGACCCGCAAGGTCTTCTGTATAAATGTTTCAACGATGTGGGTATAATTGAGAGAAGCTGTGGAAATATTAAAACCCCGGTTGATCCTTTCCATCCTAACCTTTTCCCTTTTCTGAACTGGAACCCTTTCAAAAACCAGAGCTGTCAGGATTGCAGTATTCTTCCCTTATGTATGGGTGGATGTCCTCACCGGATCATCTGGAGAAAAGAAAAATTAGAAAATAACTGTGAATCCTGGAAATACAACCTGAATGAGATGTTGGAGATAATCTGTCAATCTCGTCTAAGACAGAGGAAAAAAGCCTAA
- the ychF gene encoding redox-regulated ATPase YchF yields MHIGIVGLPFVGKTTIFNALTSAQAKTGEYSSSKEPNRAVVKVPDQRVHKIAEMFNPKKVTPAEIEYIDVAGMVKLTETGHSEKEKEAELFFHLRGVDALAYVIRLFRDENIIHPLGSINPLRDMESFDLDLTILDLETIEKRMVKLEKSYQTTKSPEEKREYDLLTKCKVSLEKGIPLRDLDFATEEVRLLKGYSFLSFKPILIILNLGEEDLSESEKLEKDFSSKLKFKHSQVSAFCGKLEMEISQLEEEDRASFLKELGLKEPVKNRMISTSYNLLGLISFFTANQNEVKAWAIPSGTKALRAAGTVHTDMEKGFIKAEVINYDKLIEAGSIHHAKEKGLVRLEGKDYIVQDGDLIFFRFNV; encoded by the coding sequence ATGCATATCGGGATCGTTGGTTTGCCCTTTGTGGGAAAAACAACTATCTTTAATGCCCTGACTTCTGCTCAGGCTAAGACCGGGGAGTATTCCTCTTCAAAGGAGCCTAACCGGGCTGTGGTGAAAGTCCCTGATCAAAGGGTTCATAAGATAGCAGAGATGTTTAATCCCAAGAAGGTGACTCCAGCAGAGATAGAATATATCGATGTTGCCGGGATGGTCAAACTTACAGAGACAGGTCATTCTGAAAAGGAAAAAGAAGCTGAGCTTTTCTTCCATTTAAGGGGAGTGGATGCCTTAGCTTATGTGATAAGGCTTTTCCGGGATGAGAATATCATCCATCCACTTGGCAGCATTAATCCATTGAGAGACATGGAAAGTTTCGACCTGGACCTGACTATTCTCGATCTGGAGACTATCGAGAAAAGGATGGTCAAATTAGAAAAAAGCTACCAGACCACAAAATCTCCTGAGGAAAAAAGGGAGTACGACCTTTTGACCAAATGCAAAGTTTCTCTGGAAAAAGGGATTCCCTTGAGGGATTTAGATTTCGCAACTGAAGAGGTGAGACTCCTTAAAGGATACAGTTTTTTGAGTTTTAAGCCGATTCTGATAATACTGAATCTGGGGGAGGAAGACCTCTCCGAGTCGGAAAAACTGGAAAAGGATTTTTCCTCAAAACTTAAATTCAAACACAGCCAGGTCTCAGCATTTTGCGGGAAATTAGAGATGGAGATATCCCAGTTAGAGGAAGAAGACAGAGCGTCTTTTTTAAAAGAGTTAGGACTAAAAGAACCTGTCAAAAACAGGATGATCAGCACTTCGTATAATCTATTGGGACTTATCTCCTTTTTTACTGCCAATCAGAATGAGGTGAAAGCCTGGGCAATTCCTTCAGGCACAAAAGCCCTGCGCGCCGCAGGCACGGTGCATACGGATATGGAGAAGGGGTTCATTAAAGCTGAGGTGATAAACTACGATAAGTTAATAGAGGCAGGCTCAATTCATCATGCCAAAGAAAAGGGCCTGGTTCGCCTGGAAGGGAAAGATTACATAGTTCAGGATGGAGATTTAATCTTTTTCAGGTTTAATGTTTGA